CGCACCATCTGCGGCCCCGAGCGTCTGCGCCAGCGCATGCTCGATGTCACCAGCACCGCACACATGTGGCCGGCCAAGGAGTTCTTCCTGGCCAAGCGCGCCGAGCAGAAGGCTCGCCACCACAAGTACAACGACACCGAATACAACCTGGAACCCAACGTCAAAGGTTCGCCCGGCGGACTGCGGGATATTCAGACGATTCTGTGGGTCGCCCGTCGTCAGTACGGCACCCTCAACCTGCGTGCTTTGGCGGGCGAAGGCTTCCTGGTCGAGAGTGAAAACGCCCTGCTGGCGTCGTCACAGGAATTCCTCTGGAAAGTGCGCTACGCCCTGCACATGCTGGCCGGCCGCTCCGAAGATCGTCTGCTGTTCGATCATCAACGCACCATTGCGGGGCTGCTGGGGTTTGAAGGTGACGACGCCAAGCAGGCCGTCGAAAACTTCATGCAGCAGTACTTTCGCGTGGTGATGAGCATCGCCCAGCTCAGCGACCTGATCATCCAGCACTTCGAGGAGGTCATCCTCGCCCCGGAAGACGAAGCGCCGCCGCAGCCGATCAACTCGCGCTTCCAGCTGCACGACGGTTACATCGAGGCACGCAACGACAACGTGTTCCGCCGCACGCCGTTCGCCATGCTCGAGATCTTCGTGCTGATGGCCCAGCAGCCGGAAATCAAAGGCGTGCGCGCCGACACCATTCGTCTGCTGCGGGAAAACCGTCACCTGATCGACGACAACTTTCGCAACGACATTCGCAATACCAGCCTGTTCATCGAGCTGTTCAAGTGCAAGATCGGCATCCACCGCAACCTGCGGCGAATGAACCGCTACGGCATCCTCGGGCGCTACCTGCCGGAGTTCGGCTTCATCGTCGGGCAGATGCAGCACGACTTGTTCCACATCTATACGGTCGATGCGCACACGCTGAACCTGATCAAACACCTGCGTAAATTGCAGTACACCCAGGTGTCGGAGAAATTCCCGTTGGCCGCCAAGCTCATGGCCAAGCTGCCCAAGCCCGAACTCATCTACATGGCGGGCCTGTATCACGACATCGGCAAGGGCCGGCATGGCGACCACTCGGAGATCGGCGCAGTCGATGCCGAGGCGTTCTGCCAGCGCCATCAATTGCCGGTGTGGGACAGCCGCCTGATCGTCTGGCTGGTGCAGAACCATCTGGTGATGTCGACCACCGCCCAGCGCAAGGACTTGTCCGACCCGCAAGTGATCCATGACTTCGCCCTGGCGGTCGGTGATGAAACCCGTCTCGACTACCTGTACGTTCTGACCGTGGCCGACATCAACGCCACCAACCCGACGCTGTGGAACTCCTGGCGCGCCAGCCTGCTGCGCCAGCTCTACACCGAGACCAAGCGCGCTCTGCGTCGAGGCCTGGAAAACCCGGTGGATCGCGAAGAACAGATCCGCCAGACCCAGAGCGCAGCGCTGGATATTCTGGTGCGCGGCGGCACCGATCCGGACGATGTAGAGCAATTGTGGGCGCAACTGGGCGATGACTATTTCCTGCGCCACACCGCCGGCGACGTGGCCTGGCACAGCGATGCGATTCTCCAGCAGCCGGCCGACGGCGGGCCGCTGGTGCTGATCAAGGAAACCACCCAACGCGAATTCGAGGGCGGTACGCAGATCTTCATTTATGCGCCGGACCAGCACGACTTCTTCGCTGTGACCGTGGCCGCGATGGACCAGCTCAACCTGAACATTCACGACGCCCGGGTCATCACCTCCAGCAGCCAGTTCACCCTCGACACCTACATCGTGCTCGATACGGAAGGCGAATCCATCGGCGACAATCCGATCCGGGTCAAACAGATCCGCGACGGCCTGACCGAGGCCCTGCGCAACCCGGACGACTACCCGACCATCATCCAGCGTCGGGTGCCGCGCCAGCTCAAACACTTTGCGTTCGCACCACAAGTGACGATCCACAACGACGCCCAGCGTCCGGTGACGGTGCTGGAACTCACCGCACCCGACCGTCCGGGCCTGCTGGCACGGATCGGCGGGATATTCCTGGAGTTCGATCTGTCGCTGCAGAACGCCAAGATCGCCACCCTGGGCGAACGGGTGGAAGACGTGTTCTTCATCACCGACGCCCACAATCAGCCGCTGTCCGACCCGCTGCTGTGCAGCCGTTTGCAGGATGCCATCGTCGAGCAGCTCAGCGTCAATCAGGAACCCGATATCAAACTGTCGCGCATCAGCATTTGACTGAGCGCCCGGATTCAACCGCTTTGCACGAGACCCAGCACCGATGAACAACGCTCTGTCCCAGCTTCAGCCCTACCCGTTCGAAAAGCTCCGTGCCCTGCTCGGCAGCGTCACGCCGAACCCGGACAAACGCCCGATCGCGCTGTCCATCGGCGAGCCGAAACACCGTTCGCCAAGCTTTGTCGCCGAGGCGCTGGCCAACAACCTGGACCAGATGGCGGTGTACCCGACCACCCTCGGCATCCCGGCCCTGCGCGAAGCCATTGCCGCCTGGTGCGAACGTCGCTTCAACGTGCCGAGCGGCTGGATCGACCCGGCGCGCAACGTACTGCCGGTCAACGGCACCCGTGAAGCGCTGTTCGCCTTCACCCAGACCGTGGTCAATCGTGGCGACGACGCGCTGGTGGTCAGCCCGAACCCGTTCTATCAGATCTACGAAGGCGCAGCGTTCCTCGCCGGCGCCAAGCCGCACTATCTGCCATGCCTGGATGAAAACGGCTTCAACCCGGACTTCGACGCGGTATCGCCGGACATCTGGAAGCGCTGCCAGATCCTGTTCCTGTGCTCGCCGGGCAACCCGACCGGCGCGCTGATTCCAGTCGACGTGCTGAAAAAACTGATCGCTTTGGCCGACGAATATGACTTCGTGATCGCCGCCGACGAGTGCTACAGCGAGCTGTACTTCGACGAACAGACGCCACCGTCAGGCCTGCTCAGCGCTTGCGCCGAACTGGGTCGCAAGGACTTCAAGCGTTGCGTGGTATTCCACAGTCTGTCCAAGCGCTCGAACCTGCCGGGCCTGCGCTCCGGTTTCGTCGCTGGCGACGCCGACATCCTCAAAGGCTTCCTGCTGTATCGCACCTACCACGGCTGCGCGATGCCGGTTCAGACCCAGTTGGCCAGCGTTGCCGCGTGGAACGATGAAGTGCATGTGCGCGCCAACCGTGCGCTGTATCGCGAGAAATTCGATGCCGTGCTGGCGATCCTCAGCCCGGTGATGGATGTGCAGCGTCCGGATGGCAGCTTCTACCTGTGGCCAAACGTGCAAGGTGATGACGCAGCGTTCTGCCGGGACCTGTTTGCCGAAGAACACGTGACCGTGGTGCCGGGTTCGTACCTGTCCCGAGATGTGGACGGGGTCAACCCAGGTGCCGGCCGTGTGCGCATGGCGCTGGTCGCGCCGCTGGCGGAGTGTGTGGAAGCGGCCGAACGTATCCGCGATTTCGTCCTGCGCCACAAGTAATGCGTGAACGCCCGTGCCGGGCAATCCGGCACGGGCGCCTCATACATCGGGTTACAGATCCTCCAACTATTTACTCCACTTGCCGGCCGGCCAGACGTTAGTCTTGAGCCGCGCATATCTCTGCGCCTAAAACCAACTCAAAAATTTAACTTCAAGGATGAAGTAAACATGAACAACCTGCTGGATTGCCAACTCATTCAATGGCCCGACGATCAAGTTGCTTACACGACGGCAATTAATGAAAACCCCGCCAATGCCGGTAAAGCTGCCGGCACCCGACGCAAACGCTCAGTAGTCAATTATTCAAAGTTGTGGGCCAACGGCCGAACCTTGAAAGTGGCTTTCATGGATGCACCTGACGCCGACCATAAGAACAGGATTATCGCTGCGGCCAACCAGTGGTTACCGTACATCAATCTGAAGTTTGAATTTGTCGACGATTTGAAAGGCGACATCAGGATTGCGACAAAGAACAATGACAACAGCTCGATGCTGGGCACCGATGCCTTGCTGATCCATCCCGACCACCCCACCATGAACCTGGGGGTCAAACCTGATCATGAAGACTTTGAGGTGATCGTGATCCACGAATTCGGCCATGCACTGGGTGCGATGCACGAACATCAACACCCAAAGGCCAATATTCCGTGGGATAAGCCAAAGGTGTATGAGTTTTACAAGAACCGTGAAATGAACCCGCTGACCGAGGAGCAGGTTGACAGGAACCTGTTCGCGTCTTTCGACACACTGGACGCGATCTACACCTCCTACGACCGAAAATCGATCATGCACCACCCGGTAGCAAACACATTGACTGTGGGCAACTGGGAGTTACCGATCAACCGCCGGATCAGTAAAAAAGACAAGCGACTGATGCGACTGCTTTATCCAAAATAAACAACCGTTACCGACAGACAGAGTTCGCTTGGCGTAATACCTCGCGAACTTTCAACATCACGCAATACAACCCACCCACCTTCAACTTCCTTCAGCCCGCACTCTCGATTAATTTACGACTTGCCCAGCCTTCTAGCTCAACTTGACTGAAATAAACAACCGCCTATTGGATCAACATCAGTACGGACACTTAGCATGAACTCCGCAACATTTTGCCTTATAGAAAAAACAGCGTCGCTCCAACGTTCTTATGAAGTTGCAGTGACCGAGAACCCCGCCAATGAAAAAACCTCGGCATCCGGTCGCAAGAAGCGCGCCGTTGGCAAACACGCTTACTTCTGGGCACCGGGCCGGACCTTGCGCATTGCGTTTCTGAGTGGCGATCAAGCATTCAAGGACGCCGTCAAAGCCGCGGCGAACAACTGGCTGCCCTATATCAACCTGACATTCAATTTTGTCGAAGGTGAGTCAGGAGATATCCGTATCAGCAGCGACCCCGGCATTTACTGGTCGATGACCGGTACCAACGCGCTGCTGGTCGAAGCAGAAGAGCCCACCATGAGGCTGTCCCCGGAACAATTGCTCGCCCCGGCACTTTTTGCTGCCAATGTCATGCATGAATTCGGGCATGCGCTGGGTGCCGAACATGAACACCTGCACCCCGAGTCGAACATACCTTGGAACAAGCCTGCGGTTTACGCCGCACACGGAGTGGCCGAAGACGCTGACGAAGACGATTACGCTCGCCGATCTGTCGATGAGCGCTACTTCAATCTGCTCGACGCCAGCGAGTTCGATTACTCGCCCTACGATCCGAAATCGATCATGCATTACGCCGTGCGCCAGAGCTGGACCCACGGCGACTTCAAGATCGACCTCAATCTGACACTCAGTGAAAAGGACAAGGCCTTTATGGCGAAGGCCTACCCAACTGCACAAACAGCGTAAGCGGCACGGGACAGGTCGATGCGATTACTTGACCTGCCCCAGATTCGCCTCACTCAAATCCAGCTCGCCCAACACTTCACGCAGCACGTCATCGCCAATCTGGTGCTGACGGCTGAGGCTGTACAACTCAAGGCGTTGCGCACGCAGCGCCTTGAGACGCAAACGGCGTTCAAGCAGATCCATCTGGAACGCCAGCGCCTGGGCCTCCGCCGAATCGTTGAACACCTCCAGTTGATGGCGATACTCGGACATGATCCGCGCCTTGAGCTCCGCCGACAGCGCCGCTTGGGCAGCATCCTGCGGATTGACCTCCTCGACTTCCAGCGCATGGATCGCCGCTTCGGCGGTCTTGCGCCAGGCATCACGGACTTCCTGGCGGCGCTTGTCGTCGGGGCTTTTCTGGATCCCGCGCAGCAGCAACGGCAAGGCGATGCAGGCCACCACCAGCGACATCAGGATCACCCCGGCGGCGATGAAAATCAGCAAGTCACGCTCGGGAAAGGCCTCGCTGCCCATCAGCATCGGCACCGACATCACGCCCGCCAGCGTCACCGCACCACGCACACCGCCGACGGTCAGCAGCCAGCAGGAACGAGCCGTCGGCACTTGTGTCAATTCACCCTTGCCGCGCAATCGACGCAGCAGCACCGACAGACGCCAGATGCTTTGCACCCAGATGAAACGCAACAGCACCAGCGCCAGGAAAATCGCCACCACGTCGAGACAGCGATAGAAAAGGGTCGGCCACAATGACGTTTCGTGGCTGGCCACAGCCTTGATGATGTCCGGCAATTGCAAGCCAAGCAGCAGGAAGATCAAGCCGTTGAAGGCGAACTCCAGCAACGACCAGACGCTGCGGTTGAGCAATCGGGTGCTGGTCTGGCGCGGCAACAGGTCGAGCCAGCTCTGCATCATCCCCGCCGCCACTGCCGACAGAATGCCCGACGCGCCGAGCCGTTCGGCCAACACGTAAGCGGCAAACGGCAGCAGCAACATGAACACCACGTGCGTCGCCGGATCGTCCCAGCCCCGGGCGATCATCCAGGCGCGCAATCGGCCGACCAGCCAACTCAGCGCCACCCCGACCGCCAACCCGCCGACTGCGACCAACACGAAGGTCAGACTGGCGTTGGCCAAAGAAAACGCACCGGTGACCGCTGCAACCAGGGCGAATTTGAACGTCACCAGGCCCGAGGCATCGTTCATCAACGCTTCGCCTTGCAACATGTGCATCAATGGCGTGGGCAAGCGGTTCTGCGAAATCGCCGACACCGCCACGGCATCCGTCGGCGACAGCACCGCCGCCAACGCAAAAGCTACCGGCAATGGAATCGTCGGCAGCAGCCAGTGAATGAAGTAGCCGGCACCGACCACGGTAAACAGCACCAACCCGACCGCCAGCGTCAGCACCGGCCCCCGCAAACGCCACAATTCACGCTTGGGCATGCGCCAGCCATCGGAAAACAGCAGCGGCGGCAGGAACAGAAACAGGAACAGCTCGGGATCCAGAGCCACGTGCAGGCCGAGGGTTGGCCAGGCCAGCAAGGCCCCGGCGGCGATCTGTACCAGCGGCAGCGGCAACGGGATGACCCGTCCGACCAGCCGCGAAACGCTGACCAGCATCAGCAGGATCAGGACGGTATAAGCGGTTTGCATAAAGCGGAAATCTCAGACAATCGACAGCGTTGAACTGCCATATTAGCCGCTTAGGCTGTGGCTGACCGTTGCACCTATGTCGCAGCCCCCGTCCGGGAAATCAACCTCGGCCGCCGCGAAACAGTTTGGTCATGGCATAATCCGACACCATTTTTCTCCAGCACCTGTAAAGGGGGCGATTCCTTGACCGTTTCAAGCAAAACGTTGCACCTTTTCGGCATCAAAGCCTGCGACACCATGAAAAAGGCTCGCACCTGGCTCGATGAACACGCTGTCAGCTACGACTTCCACGATTACAAAACCGCCGGCATCGACCGTGAACACCTGACCCAATGGTGTGACGAACACGGCTGGCAAACGGTGTTGAACCGCGCAGGCACGACCTTTCGCAAACTCGACGACGAACGCAAAGCCGATCTCGACCAGTCGAAAGCCATCGAACTGATGCTCGCTCAACCCTCGATGATCAAGCGCCCGGTGCTCGATCTCGGTGACCGAACCCTGATTGGCTTCAAGCCAGATATCTACGCGGCCGCCCTCAAGTAAGCAGCCCGTCACTTTTTGTAGAGGTATTCACATGTCCAACTCCCTGTTCAGTATTGCCTTCGGTGTCGGCACCCAGAACCGTCAAGGCGCGTGGCTGGAAGTGTTCTACGCGCAGCCGCTGCTCAATCCTTCGGCCGAACTGGTCGCCGCTGTTGCACCGATCCTCGGCTACACCGAAGGCAACCAGGCCATCACCTTCACCACCGCACAAGCCGCCCAACTGGCTGAAGCCGTGAAAGGCATCGACGCGGTACAAGGCAAGCTGCTGACCCGCCTGGCCGAAAGCCACAAGCCGCTGGTCGCCACTCTGCTGGCCGAAGACGCGCAACTGACTTCCACGCCAGAGGCCTACCTCAAACTGCACCTGCTGTCCCATCGTCTGGTCAAGCCGCACGGCGTGAGCCTGGCCGGGATCTTCCCGCTGCTGCCAAACGTAGCCTGGTCCAGCCAGGGCGCGATCGACCTGAGCGAACTGGCCGAGTTGCAACTCGAAGCCCGTCTGCGTGGCGAACTGCTGGAAGTGTTCTCGGTGGACAAGTTCCCGAAAATGACCGACTACGTGGTTCCGGCCGGCGTGCGTATCGCTGACGCCGCGCGTCTGCGTCTGGGCGCTTACGTGGGCGAAGGCACCACCGTGATGCACGAAGGTTTCATCAACTTCAACGCCGGCACCGAAGGCCCGGGCATGATCGAAGGCCGCGTCTCCGCTGGCGTATTCGTCGGCAAGGGTTCTGATCTGGGCGGCGGCTGCTCGACCATGGGCACCCTGTCGGGCGGCGGCAACATCGTGATCAAGGTCGGCGAAGGCTGCCTGATCGGCGCGAACGCCGGTATCGGTATCCCGTTGGGCGACCGCAACACCGTCGAGTCGGGCCTGTATGTGACCGCCGGCACCAAGGTGGCGCTGCTGGACGAGCACAACAACCTGGTCAAAGTGGTCAAGGCCCGTGAACTGGCCGGTCAGACCGACCTGCTGTTCCGTCGCAATTCGGAAACCGGTGCCGTGGAATGCAAGACCCACAAGTCGGCGATCGAACTGAACGAAGCGCTGCACGCTCACAACTAAGCGCCAGAAGCTCACCTGAGGGAGCCGGCCTGTTTGCGATGGCGTTCGAAAGATCGCCATCGCGGGCAAGCCCGCTCCCACAGGGTTCGGCGTTAACCCGCCCATCTTCACCGGGGCTTGAAACCGTGATGATTCCCTCCCCCTGGCGTGCCGATTTTCCGGCCATCGCCGCCCTGCAACGGCAAGACCAGACTTATCTGGACAACGCCGCCACCACGCAAAAACCCCAGGCCCTGCTCGACGCGCTGGCGCATTACTACGCCAATGGCGCGGCCAACGTGCACCGTGCGCAGCATCTGCCCGGAGCCCACGCCACGCAGGCGTTCGAGGACAGTCGCCTGAAGGTTGCCCAGTGGCTGAATGCCGGTGACAGCGGGCAGATCATCTTCACCCACGGCGCCACCAGTGCGCTGAATCTCCTGGCTTACGGCCTGGAACATCTTTTCCATCCGGGCGATGAAATTGTCATCAGCGCCCTGGAGCATCACGCCAATCTGCTGCCGTGGCAGCAACTGGCACAACGTCGTGACCTGAAACTGGTGATCCTGCCGCTGGACGATGACGGCGTGATCGACCTCACCGCCGCCGTGCACCTGATCGGCCCGCGCACCCGCTTGCTGGCGGTCAGTCAGTTGTCCAACGTGCTCGGTGCGTGGCAACCGTTGCCGGCATTGCTGGCGATGGCGAAAGCGCAAAACGCGCTGACGGTGGTTGATGGCGCACAAGGCGTGGTTCACGGCCGGCATGACGTGCAGGCGTTGAGTTGCGACTTTTATGTGTTTTCCAGCCACAAGCTGTACGGCCCCGATGGCCTCGGCGTGCTGTTCGGACGCAACGAAGCACTCGAGCAACTGCGCCCATGGCAGTTCGGTGGCGAGATGGTGCTGGAAGCCAATTACCACGACGCGCGCTTCCGCCCTGCCCCGCTAGGCTTCGAGGCGGGAACGCCGCCGATTGCCAGCGTGATCGGCCTCGGCGCGACCCTCGACTACCTCGCCGGTCTGGATCTGGACGCCGTATCCGCCCACGAAGCCGCGCTGCACGCTTACCTGTTGCGTGGCCTTGCCGCCCGCAATGGCATCCGTCTGCTGGGCAAGCCGCAATTGGCGCTGGCGAGTTTTGTCGTGGAAGGCGTGCACAACGCCGATCTGGCGCACTTGCTGACCGAACAGGGCATCGCCGTACGCGCCGGGCACCACTGCGCGATGCCGTTGCTCAAGCGCTTCGAGCTAGCCGGGGCGATTCGCGTGTCGCTGGCGCTGTACAACGATTCCGAGGATCTGGAGCGGTTCTTTGAAGCGCTGGATCAGGCGCTGGAGTTGTTGCGATGAGCGTGCCGGTCGAGGCCGCCGAAGCGCTGCAAACGTTTCAGAGCGCCGCCGGTTGGGAACAGCGAGCGCGGCTGCTGATGCAGTTCGGTGATCGCCTGCCGCCGTTGAGCGACGCGGACAAGTGCGACGCCAACCGGGTGCATGGCTGCGAAAGTCAGGTGTGGCTGATCGGCGAATTGCGCGACGGCCACTGGCAATTCGCAGCGAGCAGCGATGCACGGATGATTCGCGGGTTGGTGGCGTTGCTGTTGTTGCGGGTCAACGGTTTGACCGCCGACGAGTTGCAGCAGGTCGATCTGCCGGACTGGTTCAATCAACTTGGGCTGTCGCGGCAGTTGTCGCCTTCGCGCAGCAATGGCTTGAATGCCGTGCTGCAGCGGATGAATGTGCTGGCCGGTTAACCGCGATCGCTGGCAAGTCGAATCGTCGCACCGCAGCTCCCACAGGTATTTCAGTGTGTTCACTTGATTTGTGAACAGCATAGAACCTTGTGGGAGCTGGCTTGCCAGCGATGAGGCCATCAGCCTCAACAATTAAGCCTGAGGCTTGATCCGATCCGCCGGGCGCCGAACGCCCGCCACAATCTTGTCCACCGCTTTGGTCGCCGCGACCATGCCGAACGTCGCTGTCACCATCATCACCGCGCCAAACCCACCGGCGCAGTCCAGCTTCACGCCGTCGCCGACAAAACTCTTCTGCAGGCAAATGCTGCCGTCCGGCTTCGGATAGCGCAGCTGTTCGGTGGAGAACACACACGGCACGCTGTAATGACGAGTTACGGTGCGTGAGAAACCATAGTCCCGGCGCAGCGTGGAACGCACTTTCGAGGCCAGTGGATCGTTGAAGGTGCGGTTGAGATCGCACACCTGAATCAGCGTCGGATCAATCTGCCCCCCGGCACCGCCGGTGGTGATGATCTGGATCTTGCGGCGTTTGCACCAGGCGATCAGCGCAGCCTTGGCGTTGACCGCATCGATGCAATCGATCACGCAGTCGATATTCGGCGTGATGTATTCGGCCATGGTGTCGCGGGTGACGAAATCCGCCACGGCGTGCACCTTGCAGTCCGGGTTGATCCCGCGCAGACGCTCGGCCATCACCTCGACCTTGGGTTTGCCGACGGTGCTGTCCAGCGCATGCAACTGCCGGTTGGCGTTGCTGACGCAGACATCGTCGAGGTCGAACAGCGAAATCTCGCCCACCCCGCAACGGGCCATGGCTTCCGCCGCCCAGGAACCGACGCCGCCAACGCCGACAATCGCCACGTGGGCGGCGCGCAAGCGCTCCATCCCCTCGACGCCATACAAACGGGCGATGCCTGCAAACCGCGGATCTTCTGTACTCATGACCATTACCCCAAAAACCGGCGCGCATTATAGGGCCGTCGGCGGCCAAGAGCATCTTTGCGCTATGAACGGTGAATCTGACTGCTTTAATTAAAGCGGTACGTAACAAAGATTTGTCTTACATGCTGAAACGAAAGAACTTAAGTCGGGTTGGATTGCCCAACGTCCGGCATTTCCCTGTCTGTTGTAGGACTCGGCGAACTGCCGGTGTAGGATGCGCGCCCTCAGGCGTCAACCAGCCGACCCTTCGTTCCACAGACCTTGGAACCCGACACAGCTATGTCATCGCGTAAATTTGGACTCAACCTGGTGGTGGTTCTGGCAATCGCCGCCCTGTTCACCGGTTTCTGGGCGCTGATCAACCGCCCCGTCTCCGCGCCGAACTGGCCGGAGCAGATCTCCGGTTTCTCCTATTCACCGTTCCAGCAAGGACAGTTCCCACAGAAGGATCAGTATCCGTCCGACGATGAAATGCGCCGCGACCTAGAGATCATGAGCAAGCTGACGGACAACATCCGCATCTACTCGGTCGACGGTTCCCTGCAAGACATTCCGAAACTGGCTGAAGAGTTCGGCCTGCGCGTAACCCTGGGGATCTGGATCAGCCCCGACCAGGAACGCAACGAGCGCGAAATCACTCGCGCCATCGAACTGGCCAACACCTCACGCAGCGTGGTTCGCGTGGTGGTCGGTAACGAAGCGATCTTCCGCAAGGAAATCACCGCCGAACAACTCAGCGTGCTGCTCGACCGCGTGCGCGCGGCAGTGAAAGTGCCGGTGACCACTTCCGAACAGTGGCACGTCTGGGAAGAGCACCCGGAGCTGGCCAAGCACGTAGACCTGATCGCCGCGCACGTTCTGCCTTACTGGGAATTCATTCCGGTGGACAAGGCCGGGCAGTTCGTTTTCGACCGCGCCCGCGACCTGAAAAAAATGTTCCCGAAAAAACCGTTGCTGCTGTCCGAAGTGGGCTGGCCGAGCAACGGCCGCATGCGCGGTGGCGCCGATGCGTCGCCGGCGGATCAGGCGATCTACCTGCGCACGCTGGTCAACAAACTCAACCGCCAGGGCTTCAACTACTTCGTGATCGAAGCGTTTGACCAGCCGTGGAAGGCCAGCGACGAAGGTTCGGTCGGCGCCTACTGGGGCGTGTTCAACGCCGCG
The sequence above is a segment of the Pseudomonas sp. HS6 genome. Coding sequences within it:
- a CDS encoding SufE family protein, which encodes MSVPVEAAEALQTFQSAAGWEQRARLLMQFGDRLPPLSDADKCDANRVHGCESQVWLIGELRDGHWQFAASSDARMIRGLVALLLLRVNGLTADELQQVDLPDWFNQLGLSRQLSPSRSNGLNAVLQRMNVLAG
- the tcdA gene encoding tRNA cyclic N6-threonylcarbamoyladenosine(37) synthase TcdA, giving the protein MVMSTEDPRFAGIARLYGVEGMERLRAAHVAIVGVGGVGSWAAEAMARCGVGEISLFDLDDVCVSNANRQLHALDSTVGKPKVEVMAERLRGINPDCKVHAVADFVTRDTMAEYITPNIDCVIDCIDAVNAKAALIAWCKRRKIQIITTGGAGGQIDPTLIQVCDLNRTFNDPLASKVRSTLRRDYGFSRTVTRHYSVPCVFSTEQLRYPKPDGSICLQKSFVGDGVKLDCAGGFGAVMMVTATFGMVAATKAVDKIVAGVRRPADRIKPQA